The following proteins come from a genomic window of Aspergillus luchuensis IFO 4308 DNA, chromosome 3, nearly complete sequence:
- a CDS encoding putative polyketide synthase (COG:I;~EggNog:ENOG410PIJA;~InterPro:IPR016036,IPR016035,IPR001227,IPR014043, IPR018201,IPR016039,IPR032821,IPR014030,IPR014031, IPR020841;~PFAM:PF16197,PF00109,PF02801,PF00698;~SMCOG1093:Beta-ketoacyl synthase;~antiSMASH:Cluster_3.6;~go_function: GO:0004315 - 3-oxoacyl-[acyl-carrier-protein] synthase activity [Evidence IEA];~go_function: GO:0016740 - transferase activity [Evidence IEA];~go_function: GO:0016746 - transferase activity, transferring acyl groups [Evidence IEA];~go_process: GO:0006633 - fatty acid biosynthetic process [Evidence IEA]) — protein MSRSRNEPIAIVGMGCRFPGEASTPSKLWNLLSNPRDVARDIPNTRFNLNRFYHPTGSHHGTTNIRQAYLLTEDVREFDAKFFSIPPGEAEAIDPQQRLLLEVAYEALESSGHTIAQLSNSNTGVFVGLMSQDYFALNGQDVNAVPTYAASGTAASNASSRLSYFFNWHGPSMTIDTACSSSLVAVNEAVQALRNGTSRVALACGTNLCLSAFTFITLSKLSMLSPTSRCHMWDVDADGYARGEGVACVVLKTLRDAIADGDQIEAVIREVGVNHDGRTKGLTMPSATAQAALIRDTYARAGLDPTKEEDRCQYFEAHGTGTKAGDPQEAEALMRAFFPESDTKGELFVGSIKTVVGHTEGTAGLAGLMKACLALRHATIPPNLLFNKLNPDLEPFTSHLHVPTARHPWPKLPYGLPRRASVNSFGFGGTNAHCILETYCGPPFTDPAPSPEGALPTPCCIPTVFSAASDLSLKDLLHATLAYLEDNTEVNICQLAYHMASKRSALPRRLALSAASVDDLRGKIKATLEASSKEDTNIPSILNLPGTASLLGVFTGQGAQWQGMGSQLISSIPLARITVEKLDLSLSSLPSYHRPSWTILDVLTDGTMSIGEASLSQPLCTAVQIIMVDLLQAAGIKFRAVVGHSSGEIAAAYAAGFITAWDAIRVAYYRGFYAKMAAGPMGEKGAMLAAGTTYEDARELCQLDDFNGRLCVAAHNSPTSVTLSGDLDAITQARAVLEEEEKFARVLKVDTAYHSAHMLRCAAPYLAALKDCNIQVQQPELSAPLWFSSVRKDQVISSLEGLDGQYWVDNMVQPVLFYPAVGASLSHEAVEHAINCGVEVGPHPALQVPVKDSIFAAVNQEIPYTGTLSRGKSSAVAFSEALGFLWGLFGPTVVKLGAFQQTNFPDTPTEMIRGLPT, from the exons ATGAGTCGAAGTAGGAATGAACCCATTGCAATTGTAGGAATGGGATGCCGCTTCCCAGGCGAAGCCAGCACTCCTTCCAAGCTCTGGAACCTCCTGTCCAACCCGCGCGACGTTGCCCGCGACATCCCCAATACTCGATTCAACCTCAACCGCTTCTACCACCCAACCGGCAGTCACCACGGGACCACCAACATCCGCCAGGCCTATCTGCTCACAGAAGACGTGCGCGAGTTTGACGCAAAGTTTTTCTCTATACCCCCTGGTGAAGCCGAGGCGATTGACCCGCAGCAACGCCTCCTTCTCGAAGTGGCTTATGAGGCCCTCGAATCCTCAGGTCATACAATCGCCCAACTGTCAAACTCGAACACAGGGGTCTTTGTTGGCCTCATGTCCCAGGATTACTTTGCGCTCAATGGACAGGATGTGAATGCGGTCCCGACATATGCTGCGTCTGGAACTGCGGCCAGTAATGCCTCCAGCCGACTCTCTTACTTCTTCAATTGGCATGGCCCATCTATGACAATAGACACCGCCTGCTCATCAAGCCTTGTTGCCGTGAATGAAGCAGTCCAGGCCCTTCGGAACGGTACCAGCCGCGTTGCATTAGCGTGCGGAACTAACCTGTGTTTGTCGGCATTTACGTTCATTACGCTGAGCAAGCTGAGTATGTTGTCGCCGACCTCCAGGTGTCACATGTGGGATGTAGACGCAGATGGTTACGCCCGAGGCGAAGGCGTTGCTTGCGTTGTTCTTAAAACCCTACGTGATGCAATTGCAGACGGCGACCAAATAGAAGCCGTCATTCGAGAAGTTGGTGTGAACCACGACGGGAGAACGAAGGGTTTGACGATGCCCAGTGCTACGGCACAGGCGGCCCTCATTAGAGATACTTATGCTCGCGCTGGGCTAGACCCGACGAAGGAGGAAGATCGGTGTCAGTACTTTGAAGCACATGGCACAGGAACTAAAGCTGG AGATCCCCAAGAGGCAGAAGCTCTGATGCGGGCTTTCTTCCCCGAAAGTGATACAAAGGGTGAACTTTTCGTCGGGTCTATCAAGACGGTGGTCGGCCACACTGAGGGCACAGCAGGCTTGGCAGGGCTCATGAAGGCTTGCCTCGCTCTTCGCCACGCAACGATTCCCCCTAATCTACTGTTCAACAAACTAAACCCAGACCTTGAACCTTTCACAAGCCACCTTCATGTTCCGACAGCCAGACACCCCTGGCCTAAACTGCCGTATGGCCTACCCCGAAGGGCTAG CGTCAACAGCTTCGGCTTCGGAGGAACCAACGCGCATTGTATTTTAGAAACATACTGTGGTCCGCCCTTTACTGACCCTGCCCCATCACCAGAGGGGGCCTTGCCAACGCCATGCTGTATCCCCACCGTGTTCTCTGCAGCATCCGATCTGTCCTTGAAAGATCTCCTCCACGCTACATTGGCATACCTGGAAGATAATACAGAAGTCAACATCTGTCAGCTGGCATACCACATGGCCAGTAAACGATCTGCCCTCCCGCGCAGACTCGCAttatctgctgcttctgttGATGATCTCCGTGGAAAAATCAAAGCCACATTGGAAGCTTCTTCGAAAGAAGACACCAATATACCCTCGATTTTAAATCTGCCTGGAACTGCTTCATTGCTCGGCGTTTTCACTGGCCAGGGAGCTCAGTGGCAAGGAATGGGATCCCAGCTTATATCATCGATCCCACTCGCCCGTATAACCGTCGAAAAACTcgatctctccctctcaagCTTACCTTCCTATCACCGCCCATCCTGGACTATACTAGACGTACTGACCGACGGTACTATGTCTATTGGTGAAGCCTCTCTTTCTCAACCTCTCTGCACTGCGGTCCAGATCATCATGGTTGATCTTTTGCAAGCTGCAGGAATCAAGTTTCGGGCCGTTGTTGGACATTCATCAGGAGAAATAGCTGCTGCGTATGCGGCGGGCTTTATTACCGCATGGGATGCCATTCGTGTCGCATACTACCGGGGATTCTATGCTAAAATGGCAGCCGGGCCTATGGGAGAAAAGGGTGCAATGCTGGCAGCTGGGACAACTTACGAAGATGCCAGGGAGCTTTGCCAGCTTGATGACTTCAACGGAAGGTTATGCGTCGCTGCCCATAATTCCCCTACCAGCGTGACTCTCTCGGGGGATCTTGACGCCATTACCCAGGCACGGGCGGTgcttgaagaggaagagaaattCGCCCGAGTCCTGAAGGTCGATACCGCGTACCACTCGGCTCACATGCTCAGGTGCGCTGCTCCGTACCTTGCCGCATTGAAAGACTGCAATATACAAGTCCAACAACCTGAGCTGAGTGCACCACTGTGGTTCAGTAGTGTTCGGAAGGATCAGGTTATCAGTTCTTTGGAAGGTCTGGACGGCCAATACTGGGTTGATAACATGGTCCAGCCCGTACTTTTCTATCCGGCTGTGGGAGCTAGCTTGAGCCATGAGGCTGTGGAGCATGCCATCAATTGTGGCGTAGAGGTTGGACCACATCCCGCTCTGCAGGTTCCTGTAAAGGACTCCATTTTTGCGGCAGTGAACCAGGAAATCCCATATACAGGCACACTGAGCAGGGGAAAGTCTAGTGCAGTGGCATTTTCTGAGGCACTTGGGTTTCTTTGGGGTCTGTTTGGCCCGACCGTTGTGAAGCTTGGAGCTTTCCAGCAGACCAATTTCCCGGATACGCCAACTGAGATGATCCGCGGTCTCCCCACTTAG
- the FSL5 gene encoding zinc-binding alcohol dehydrogenase family protein (COG:C;~EggNog:ENOG410PMNB;~InterPro:IPR013149,IPR011032,IPR020843,IPR036291;~PFAM:PF00107;~SMCOG1028:crotonyl-CoA reductase / alcohol dehydrogenase;~antiSMASH:Cluster_3.6;~go_function: GO:0016491 - oxidoreductase activity [Evidence IEA];~go_process: GO:0055114 - oxidation-reduction process [Evidence IEA]) gives MSGLPSNQTAIVALDDGTLALRDGIPIPSLEDDMILVKNAFVALNPIDTKMVGKLASPGAIAGMDFAGEVIRIGSNVRTSASIKPGDQVCGAVPGMHCLTPSVGAFAQYVGATDLTVLKVPNHMSLEQAATLGSGVGTVGLALFKSLNVPGWPGLPAEKPVDVLVYGGSTATGTLAIQFLKLSGMNVITTCSPRNYDLVRSFGAAAYFDYHQETCVDEIRKYTRNSLKFVLDCISEPETMQFCYKCLGRSGGKYTALEPYPEFLHTRPKTVEPDWVLGPMVMGKRLGWPEPFGGEGIEEYREFGFKWFKQVQELLDEGKLKTHPYRIVGNSLAETLGGLRLLEEKQVSGQKLVCRV, from the exons ATGTCTGGGCTACCGTCCAATCAAACAGCTATTGTGGCTCTCGACGATGGCACACTCGCCCTACGCGACGGAATTCCCATCCCGTCCCTGGAAGATGATATGATACTAGTTAAGAATGCATTTGTTGCCCTGAATCCAATCGACACGAAAATGGTCGGCAAGCTTGCAAGCCCCGGCGCAATTGCTGGAATGGATTTCGCAGGTGAAGTCATTCGCATCGGTTCCAATGTCCGAACATCCGCGTCCATCAAACCAGGAGACCAGGTCTGCGGTGCAGTGCCGGGGATGCACTGTCTCACTCCATCGGTAGGCGCCTTTGCTCAGTATGTTGGTGCGACAGACCTTACTGTTCTCAAAGTCCCGAATCATATGTCGCTTGAACAAGCGGCAACTCTTGGCAGTGGCGTTGGGACTGTAGGGCTTGCCTTGTTCAAGTCGCTTAATGTTCCTGGTTGGCCTGGCCTTCCAGCTGAGAAACCGGTGGATGTATTAGTTTATGGTGGGAGTACAGCAACAGGGACTCTGGCCATACAGTTCCTCAAGTT ATCAGGAATGAATGTAATCACGACCTGCTCACCCAGAAACTATGATCTGGTGAGATCCTTTGGTGCCGCCGCATATTTCGACTACCACCAGGAGACATGCGTAGATGAAATCCGCAAGTACACTCGGAACTCACTCAAATTTGTCCTTGACTGCATTTCAGAGCCAGAAACGATGCAATTCTGCTATAAATGCCTCGGGCGGTCCGGCGGCAAATACACCGCATTGGAACCCTACCCTGAATTCTTGCATACACGGCCAAAGACAGTTGAGCCAGACTGGGTACTTGGAccgatggtgatggggaaaAGGCTCGGTTGGCCAGAGCCTTTCGGTGGAGAGGGTATTGAAGAGTATAGGGAGTTTGGCTTCAAATGGTTCAAACAAGTGCAAGAATTGCTGGATGAAGGAAAGTTGAAGACGCATCCGTATAGGATAGTTGGAAACAGCCTCGCTGAGACATTGGGGGGTCTCCGACTTCTCGAGGAAAAGCAAGTATCCGGTCAGAAGCTTGTGTGTCGGGTTTGA
- a CDS encoding cytochrome P450 (COG:Q;~EggNog:ENOG410PWHU;~InterPro:IPR001128,IPR017972,IPR002401,IPR036396;~PFAM:PF00067;~SMCOG1034:cytochrome P450;~antiSMASH:Cluster_3.6;~go_function: GO:0005506 - iron ion binding [Evidence IEA];~go_function: GO:0016705 - oxidoreductase activity, acting on paired donors, with incorporation or reduction of molecular oxygen [Evidence IEA];~go_function: GO:0020037 - heme binding [Evidence IEA];~go_process: GO:0055114 - oxidation-reduction process [Evidence IEA]) codes for MSAHKHQNRSILTGNYPVLFPDNAWIPLRKLAETTPNDGLLRIYSALSGEALLVTSPPAIRDMLTVNAFDFAHQDLVKIAIKRFTGSNLGFLSNDDFKLHRKNMMPAFAVPHVRELTSIFWNKAQEMVHCMSTELRADPSAPINFREYVSRATLDNIGLAGMGHDFQTLKQPDNDLRNHYRKLILDPTRVFSWVGLLSRYFDMRLLMRVPLKKLIEISQSANYLRSVTRKVIQERSAKLVGSNDGRTKDIITVALASGVFEERHLVDHVMTFLTAGHESTATAFEWTMYELGRRPEMQRRLREELRASMSSDNLAAADFGSRVQNLSYLNAFCSEVLRCYPFSPIIVKVAQQDTTIMNHPIPKGTVVLYSAEVSNHDKKLWGPDADQFNPERWMGEGTAKSGGSSSNYAMLTFGAGPRNCIGANFARATLECLVAAVVTTFEINLANPQTAGKLKFGQTKKSAEGVYGKLTWVRPVEA; via the exons ATGTCAGCTCACAAGCACCAGAATCGAAGCATCCTTACTGGAAATTACCCCGTTCTCTTCCCCGACAATGCTTGGATCCCTCTCAGAAAACTCGCAGAAACTACCCCCAATGACGGTCTCCTCCGAATCTATTCGGCATTGAGCGGCGAGGCTCTCCTGGTAACAAGCCCACCAGCCATCAGAGACATGCTCACAGTAAATGCCTTTGACTTTGCGCACCAGGACTTAGTGAAAATCGCCATCAAGCGATTCACTGGTAGCAATCTGGGTTTCCTCAGCAATGACGACTTCAAG CTCCACCGGAAGAACATGATGCCGGCATTCGCGGTACCGCACGTCCGTGAGCTCACCAGCATCTTCTGGAACAAAGCTCAAGAAATGGTACACTGCATGTCAACCGAGCTGCGCGCAGATCCTTCAGCCCCGATCAATTTCCGTGAATATGTGTCTCGGGCAACACTCGACAATATCGGTCTGGCGGGCATGGGCCACGATTTTCAGACCCTCAAGCAGCCTGATAATGACCTTCGCAACCACTACAGGAAGCTGATCCTCGATCCGACGCGCGTATTTAGCTGGGTGGGACTGCTGAGTCGTTACTTTGACATGAGGCTTCTGATGAGGGTGCCGCTGAAAAAATTGATTGAGATCTCACAATCAGCGAACTACCTTCGTTCTGTTACTAGGAAGGTCATCCAGGAGAGAAGCGCGAAGCTGGTTGGCTCTAACGATGGAAGGACCAAGGATATCATCACAGTCGCTCTGGCAAGCGGTGTGTTCGAAGAACGCCATCTGGTTGACCATGTCATGACCTTCCTAACCGCCGGACACGAGTCCACAGCTACAGCCTTTGAATGGACGATGTACGAACTAGGACGCCGGCCCGAGATGCAGAGACGGTTACGAGAGGAGCTAAGAGCATCTATGAGCAGTGATAATCTGGCAGCTGCAGATTTCGGATCCCGGGTTCAAAATTTGTCCTATCTGAATGCATTCTGCAGTGAGGTGCTCCGCTGCTACCCGTTCTCTCCGATCATTGTGAAGGTTGCACAGCAAGATACTACAATTATGAACCATCCAATACCCAAGGGCACGGTGGTGCTGTATTCAGCTGAAGTCTCGAATCACGACAAGAAACTTTGGGGACCTGATGCGGATCAATTCAATCCGGAGCGGTGGATGGGCGAAGGGACAGCGAAGTCTGGTGGTTCTTCTAGTAATTATGCGATGCTTACGTTTGGGGCAGGGCCACGGAACTGCATTGGGGCTAACTTTGCCAGAGCCACGCTTGAGTGCCTTGTAGCAGCGGTGGTTACTACATTCGAGATCAACCTTGCGAATCCCCAAACAGCAGGGAAGTTGAAGTTCGGGCAGACCAAAAAGTCAGCGGAAGGGGTTTACGGAAAGCTTACGTGGGTGAGACCGGTGGAAGCTTAA
- a CDS encoding putative aldose 1-epimerase family protein (COG:G;~EggNog:ENOG410PVFG;~InterPro:IPR014718,IPR008183,IPR011013;~PFAM:PF01263;~SECRETED:SignalP(1-19);~antiSMASH:Cluster_3.6;~go_function: GO:0003824 - catalytic activity [Evidence IEA];~go_function: GO:0016853 - isomerase activity [Evidence IEA];~go_function: GO:0030246 - carbohydrate binding [Evidence IEA];~go_process: GO:0005975 - carbohydrate metabolic process [Evidence IEA]): protein MNLWKLSVGIFAAVKSVWTRGSPFAALTALWPTNEESKFIIQSEGIRLAFTNHGAAVTNLWLNNTYGEEIDVVLGLDDARDYPALQSNPFLNGVIGRYSGFLSNSSYPVDGTIYPVMPNAHNNTSLFNGGDKGWGRQTWDIAVHINNSITFVLFDNRWNGFPGIFASCVTHTVTPYEWRIAFGVTPLLKAGPINLSQQVFFNLDGFRTINASINETDHGMVLDHRLRLPVAGMRFDVDERGIPTGDLKSNREGTEHDFWSAEKSIGEGIKNGLAGLDVTYALSHKPSGDKEDEPVAILSSNISGVTMELYTDQDALHVITWNQDRFGSLQLKKGQGAGNVPRHAAISLEMQDWPDAVHHPEWRNRKTIWGMDGLYTRFATYKFSVAGKGNREET, encoded by the exons ATGAACCTGTGGAAACTTTCAGTTGGCATCTTCGCCGCCGTCAAGTCTGTCTGGACACGCGGCAGCCCATTTGCCGCGCTCACGGCCCTATGGCCAACGAACGAGGAGAGCAAATTCATCATTCAATCCGAAGGCATTCGGCTTGCTTTTACAAATCACGGTGCAGCTGTTACGAACCTTTGGCTGAACAATACGTATGGCGAAGAAATCGACGTGGTATTGGGCTTGGACGATGCGAGGGACTATCCGGCGCTGCAGTCAAATCCATTCTTGAATGGGGTTATTG GTCGGTATTCCGGCTTCCTAAGCAACTCCAGCTACCCAGTCGATGGAACAATCTACCCCGTAATGCCAAATGcacacaacaacacctcgCTTTTCAACGGCGGAGATAAAGGCTGGGGCCGCCAGACCTGGGATATTGCAGTGCATatcaacaacagcatcacATTCGTGTTGTTCGACAACAGATGGAACGGATTTCCTGGGATCTTTGCCTCGTGCGTGACACATACGGTTACGCCATACGAGTGGCGTATTGCCTTTGGGGTTACGCCTCTGCTGAAAGCGGGTCCGATCAACTTGAGTCAGCAAGTCTTCTTCAACCTTGACGGGTTTAGGACAATCAATGCCAGTATCAATGAGACCGATCATGGCATGGTTCTCGATCATCGGCTGAGGCTTCCCGTTGCTGGAATGCGTTTTGATGTGGATGAGCGAGGGATCCCAACAGGGGATTTGAAGAGTAATAGGGAAGGAACAGAACACGACTTTTGGTCTGCGGAAAAGTCTATCGGCGAGGGGATAAAAAATGGCCTTGCCGGATTAGACGTCACTTATGCTCTTTCCCACAAGCCGTCTGGCGACAAAGAGGATGAGCCTGTGGCTATACTCTCCTCGAACATTTCGGGTGTCACCATGGAGCTCTATACTGACCAAGATGCTCTTCATGTTATCACATGGAATCAAGATAGATTTG GTAGCCTTCAGTTGAAGAAAGGTCAGGGGGCAGGCAATGTTCCTCGGCACGCGGCCATATCTTTAGAGATGCAAGACTGGCCAGACGCAGTCCATCATCCGGAATGGAGGAACCGGAAGACCATttgggggatggatggactgtATACCCGGTTTGCAACATATAAGTTCTCGGTAGCGGGGAAAGGAAACCGAGAAGAGACATAG
- a CDS encoding putative oxidoreductase (COG:S;~EggNog:ENOG410PX4W;~InterPro:IPR005645,IPR029058;~PFAM:PF02230,PF03959;~antiSMASH:Cluster_3.6) produces the protein MNADTKPAIICLHGHGSSGEIFRTQAQKLTQVLSPHFRFLFLNSPITTPQAGVGVQPYYAHMKPYRRWHQDGNTIGLFDVTAEDVERERRIVRDFLKGVIDHENGTSGPGPGVVGVMGFSQGTRVATAVCLDSELGKYIKFAIMICGVCPSLPLSAAEIRVSRPLDIMSVHVQGSGDPWSAKGTRLSKQYFNQTLATVIRFKGGHEIPVKTGDVQSIARVMVEYWDRDCNDEYNSVSAGVEITGDIAPAMVSV, from the coding sequence ATGAATGCAGACACGAAACCGGCCATAATCTGCCTCCACGGccatggcagcagcggcgagATCTTTCGGACTCAAGCTCAGAAGCTCACCCAAGTCTTATCCCCCCACTtccgctttctcttcctcaattCGCCCATCACAACTCCTCAAGCTGGAGTCGGCGTGCAACCCTACTACGCGCACATGAAACCTTACCGACGATGGCATCAGGACGGAAATACGATTGGGTTGTTTGACGTCACAGCCGAGGACGTTGAGCGGGAACGCCGGATTGTGCGGGACTTTTTGAAGGGTGTCATTGATCATGAGAATGGAACCAGTGGGCCTGGGCCTGGGGTAGTCGGCGTTATGGGGTTCAGCCAGGGGACACGGGTTGCTACTGCGGTCTGTCTTGACTCTGAGCTGGGGAAGTATATCAAGTTTGCGATCATGATCTGTGGGGTTTGTCCTTCTTTGCCGTTGAGTGCTGCTGAGATACGGGTATCGCGACCGCTGGATATCATGTCTGTCCATGTTCAGGGGAGTGGCGATCCTTGGTCGGCGAAGGGGACGAGGTTGTCGAAACAGTATTTTAATCAGACACTTGCGACTGTCATCAGGTTTAAAGGGGGGCATGAGATTCCGGTGAAGACCGGTGATGTGCAGAGTATTGCTAGGGTTATGGTGGAATATTGGGATCGGGACTGTAATGATGAGTACAACTCGGTGTCAGCTGGTGTTGAGATTACGGGTGATATCGCGCCTGCGATGGTGTCTGTTTAG
- a CDS encoding Zn(II)2Cys6 transcription factor domain-containing protein (COG:S;~EggNog:ENOG410PTH6;~InterPro:IPR036864,IPR001138;~PFAM:PF00172;~antiSMASH:Cluster_3.6;~go_function: GO:0000981 - DNA-binding transcription factor activity, RNA polymerase II-specific [Evidence IEA];~go_function: GO:0008270 - zinc ion binding [Evidence IEA];~go_process: GO:0006355 - regulation of transcription, DNA-templated [Evidence IEA]), with protein MNSERKLRAACDRCHELKNRCTRTCGPEARCDRCERLDIDCVYNTTARMGRPRLPRPVSENHKGASSDGNSNARHAKRRAVQAETPRGTTAMQIPVARVDPASAAAPAHNRSGGASSGNPDSVEPVVGFLDPLLLQEAIPGDNLHWDMRLYSPDFAHVAQDDPQHGYPHQRCQQMESMRHVSKGTSVLSDSGLGDSEQETVPFVKTAGAQELLRLQSHLSNLLACASGPHAENQPALDEVLVACKDLLELLPVSAARCPEPDLQTTSNGGTGTGTSCAPTGVNPEEPDGCRGICESTPKEGRLFDPLGVNYITVLQIATSYACVLQVLDLAVDSLMNQTGNLGPISMGSFNLPAQSAMSTSVGAYMISSMVRELRDAISLLMPGYQQQNGPPRVATPHSGLRPSSSAGNSSIQAAVNMISEKEASLLEKLAQVMANP; from the exons ATGAACAGTGAACGCAAGCTCCGTGCGGCGTGCGACCGCTGCCACGAACTGAAGAACCGATGCACTCGCACCTGTGGGCCCGAAGCTCGGTGCGACCGGTGTGAGAGACTCGACATAGATTGCGTATACAACACCACGGCGCGCATGGGTCGCCCACGACTGCCACGCCCAGTGTCTGAGAACCACAAGGGAGCCTCTTCCGATGGCAATAGCAATGCGAGACACGCCAAACGACGGGCTGTCCAAGCCGAGACTCCACGTGGTACTACTGCAATGCAGATTCCTGTTGCTCGTGTTGATCCGGCGTCTGCAGCTGCACCTGCACACAATAGATCTGGGGGTGCCAGTTCTGGCAACCCCGACAGTGTTGAGCCAGTGGTAGGGTTTCTagatccccttctcctccaagaaG CAATTCCTGGTGACAACCTGCACTGGGATATGAGGCTCTACTCCCCGGACTTTGCGCATGTCGCCCAAGATGACCCACAGCATGGATACCCTCACCAGAGATGTCAGCAAATGGAGAGCATGCGACACGTGTCCAAAGGAACTTCCGTTTTATCTGACTCTGGCCTGGGCGACTCCGAGCAAGAGACGGTCCCTTTTGTCAAGACGGCCGGTGCTCAGGAGCTCCTACGGTTGCAGTCTCACCTGAGCAACTTATTAGCATGCGCCAGCGGTCCTCACGCGGAGAACCAGCCGGCCCTTGACGAAGTCCTCGTTGCCTGTAAAGATTTACTAGAGCTCCTTCCAGTCTCCGCAGCCCGTTGTCCAGAACCTGATCTCCAAACCACAAGCAATGGTGGGACTGGAACCGGCACATCATGTGCCCCGACCGGTGTGAATCCTGAAGAACCCGATGGCTGCCGTGGCATCTGTGAATCGACTCCAAAAGAAGGCAGACTATTCGACCCGCTAGGGGTGAACTACATTACTGTCCTACAAATTGCAACATCTTATGCCTGCGTCCTGCAGGTGCTGGACCTCGCCGTGGATAGTCTTATGAATCAGACCGGGAACTTGGGCCCCATTAGCATGGGTTCTTTTAACCTTCCCGCCCAGTCTGCCATGAGTACATCTGTTGGAGCTTATATGATTTCTAGCATGGTCCGTGAGCTGCGTGATGCAATAAGTCTTCTGATGCCAGGATACCAGCAACAGAACGGACCACCGCGCGTAGCAACACCACACAGTGGTTTGCGGCCGTCTTCCTCAGCAGGAAATAGTTCAATACAAGCTGCGGTGAACATGATTTCCGAGAAGGAGGCATCACTACTCGAGAAATTGGCGCAGGTTATGGCCAATCCATAG